One segment of Coffea arabica cultivar ET-39 chromosome 7c, Coffea Arabica ET-39 HiFi, whole genome shotgun sequence DNA contains the following:
- the LOC113702036 gene encoding glucan endo-1,3-beta-glucosidase 2-like isoform X1 — translation MALLFLLLLVVVSAASADEEAFIGVNIGTDLSDMPDPTQVVALLKKQQIRYVRLYNADRGMLLALANTGIKVAVSVPNEQLLAIGQSNSTAANWVSQNVVSHYPATNITTVCVGSEVFTSLPNAAPILVNALRFIQSALVASNLDRQIKVSTPLPSSIILDPFPPSQAFFNHSLNRVLVPMLSFLQSTGSYFMLNVYPYYDYMQSNGVIPLDYALFKPLPANREVVDANTLLHYTNVFDAMVDAAFFAMASLNFTNIPVLVTESGWPSKGDSHEPDATIENANTYNSNLIRHVLNKTGTPKHPGIAVSAYIYELYNEDTRPGPLSEKNWGLFDGNGVPIYILRLTGSGSVLANDTTNQTYCAAKDSADSKMLQAALDWACGPGKVDCSPLLQGQPCYEPDTVSAHATYAFDAYYQKNGKAPLACDFNGVAAITTTNPSHGSCLFLGSSDKNATFLNSTAPAMSSKSSGSPAQQCNPVSAAYFMIVVVSIASALLL, via the exons ATGGCACTGCTGTTTCTTCTGCTTTTGGTTGTAGTATCAGCTGCTTCTGCTGATGAAG AAGCCTTTATTGGTGTGAATATTGGGACAGACCTCTCGGACATGCCAGACCCAACTCAAGTAGTAGCCCTACTTAAAAAGCAGCAAATCAGATATGTTAGGCTATACAATGCGGATCGTGGAATGCTTCTTGCGCTTGCCAATACAGGAATTAAAGTTGCTGTCTCCGTTCCAAATGAACAACTCCTAGCAATAGGCCAGTCCAATTCAACTGCAGCTAATTGGGTCTCACAAAATGTTGTGTCACACTACCCAGCTACCAATATTACTACAGTTTGCGTTGGCTCAGAAGTTTTTACCTCTCTTCCCAATGCAGCACCTATACTTGTCAATGCCCTCAGGTTCATTCAGTCAGCTCTCGTAGCATCAAATCTTGACAGGCAAATCAAAGTTTCAACACCTCTTCCTTCTTCCATTATCCTCGATCCATTTCCCCCGTCTCAAGCCTTCTTTAATCACTCTTTGAACAGAGTTCTAGTCCCCATGCTTAGTTTCTTGCAATCCACGGGATCGTATTTCATGCTAAATGTATATCCTTACTACGATTATATGCAGTCTAATGGTGTCATTCCATTGGATTATGCGCTCTTCAAGCCCCTTCCTGCAAACAGAGAAGTTGTTGATGCCAACACACTCCTTCACTACACCAATGTCTTTGATGCGATGGTTGATGCTGCTTTCTTTGCAATGGCATCACTTAACTTCACCAACATTCCTGTTCTAGTGACTGAGTCAGGTTGGCCATCGAAAGGCGACTCCCATGAGCCAGATGCCACAATAGAAAATGCCAACACCTACAACAGCAATCTAATAAGACATGTCCTGAATAAAACTGGAACTCCTAAACACCCTGGAATTGCTGTTAGTGCTTACATTTATGAGCTTTACAATGAAGACACAAGACCCGGACCACTGTCAGAAAAGAATTGGGGACTATTTGATGGTAATGGCGTGCCCATATATATTTTGCGCTTGACTGGATCGGGATCTGTATTGGCTAATGATACCACAAACCAGACGTACTGTGCTGCAAAAGATAGTGCAGACTCCAAAATGCTGCAGGCTGCTCTTGATTGGGCGTGTGGACCTGGCAAGGTGGATTGTTCTCCACTTTTGCAGGGACAACCATGCTATGAACCTGACACTGTTTCTGCACATGCAACTTATGCATTTGATGCTTATTACCAGAAAAATGGGAAGGCTCCTCTGGCTTGTGATTTCAATGGAGTAGCTGCAATCACCACTACAAATCCAA GTCATGGTTCATGCCTATTTCTGGGAAG TAGTGACAAAAATGCGACGTTTCTGAACAGCACGGCGCCAGCTATGAGTTCCAAGAGCTCAGGTTCTCCTGCCCAGCAATGCAATCCTGTTTCGGCAGCATACTTCATGATAGTGGTGGTTTCAATTGCCAGTGCACTTCTGTTGTAG
- the LOC113702036 gene encoding glucan endo-1,3-beta-glucosidase 2-like isoform X2 — translation MALLFLLLLVVVSAASADEAFIGVNIGTDLSDMPDPTQVVALLKKQQIRYVRLYNADRGMLLALANTGIKVAVSVPNEQLLAIGQSNSTAANWVSQNVVSHYPATNITTVCVGSEVFTSLPNAAPILVNALRFIQSALVASNLDRQIKVSTPLPSSIILDPFPPSQAFFNHSLNRVLVPMLSFLQSTGSYFMLNVYPYYDYMQSNGVIPLDYALFKPLPANREVVDANTLLHYTNVFDAMVDAAFFAMASLNFTNIPVLVTESGWPSKGDSHEPDATIENANTYNSNLIRHVLNKTGTPKHPGIAVSAYIYELYNEDTRPGPLSEKNWGLFDGNGVPIYILRLTGSGSVLANDTTNQTYCAAKDSADSKMLQAALDWACGPGKVDCSPLLQGQPCYEPDTVSAHATYAFDAYYQKNGKAPLACDFNGVAAITTTNPSHGSCLFLGSSDKNATFLNSTAPAMSSKSSGSPAQQCNPVSAAYFMIVVVSIASALLL, via the exons ATGGCACTGCTGTTTCTTCTGCTTTTGGTTGTAGTATCAGCTGCTTCTGCTGATGAAG CCTTTATTGGTGTGAATATTGGGACAGACCTCTCGGACATGCCAGACCCAACTCAAGTAGTAGCCCTACTTAAAAAGCAGCAAATCAGATATGTTAGGCTATACAATGCGGATCGTGGAATGCTTCTTGCGCTTGCCAATACAGGAATTAAAGTTGCTGTCTCCGTTCCAAATGAACAACTCCTAGCAATAGGCCAGTCCAATTCAACTGCAGCTAATTGGGTCTCACAAAATGTTGTGTCACACTACCCAGCTACCAATATTACTACAGTTTGCGTTGGCTCAGAAGTTTTTACCTCTCTTCCCAATGCAGCACCTATACTTGTCAATGCCCTCAGGTTCATTCAGTCAGCTCTCGTAGCATCAAATCTTGACAGGCAAATCAAAGTTTCAACACCTCTTCCTTCTTCCATTATCCTCGATCCATTTCCCCCGTCTCAAGCCTTCTTTAATCACTCTTTGAACAGAGTTCTAGTCCCCATGCTTAGTTTCTTGCAATCCACGGGATCGTATTTCATGCTAAATGTATATCCTTACTACGATTATATGCAGTCTAATGGTGTCATTCCATTGGATTATGCGCTCTTCAAGCCCCTTCCTGCAAACAGAGAAGTTGTTGATGCCAACACACTCCTTCACTACACCAATGTCTTTGATGCGATGGTTGATGCTGCTTTCTTTGCAATGGCATCACTTAACTTCACCAACATTCCTGTTCTAGTGACTGAGTCAGGTTGGCCATCGAAAGGCGACTCCCATGAGCCAGATGCCACAATAGAAAATGCCAACACCTACAACAGCAATCTAATAAGACATGTCCTGAATAAAACTGGAACTCCTAAACACCCTGGAATTGCTGTTAGTGCTTACATTTATGAGCTTTACAATGAAGACACAAGACCCGGACCACTGTCAGAAAAGAATTGGGGACTATTTGATGGTAATGGCGTGCCCATATATATTTTGCGCTTGACTGGATCGGGATCTGTATTGGCTAATGATACCACAAACCAGACGTACTGTGCTGCAAAAGATAGTGCAGACTCCAAAATGCTGCAGGCTGCTCTTGATTGGGCGTGTGGACCTGGCAAGGTGGATTGTTCTCCACTTTTGCAGGGACAACCATGCTATGAACCTGACACTGTTTCTGCACATGCAACTTATGCATTTGATGCTTATTACCAGAAAAATGGGAAGGCTCCTCTGGCTTGTGATTTCAATGGAGTAGCTGCAATCACCACTACAAATCCAA GTCATGGTTCATGCCTATTTCTGGGAAG TAGTGACAAAAATGCGACGTTTCTGAACAGCACGGCGCCAGCTATGAGTTCCAAGAGCTCAGGTTCTCCTGCCCAGCAATGCAATCCTGTTTCGGCAGCATACTTCATGATAGTGGTGGTTTCAATTGCCAGTGCACTTCTGTTGTAG